The following are from one region of the Entelurus aequoreus isolate RoL-2023_Sb linkage group LG17, RoL_Eaeq_v1.1, whole genome shotgun sequence genome:
- the LOC133631828 gene encoding uncharacterized protein LOC133631828 isoform X1: MPVFYSPLSENLRVGLAHVGSSVWTSNRTAEHLGKDHDDHSGVNELVSHLPLQMLLYFNMFYFPCWWFSSVFMLQLKYQYLPAYYQGLLISGVVLLTLVEGLRLYLGYLGNLQEKWRPSSGPGTVGLLAADVPVPAAGASLLPDGRGDPHPASGAGRARPLPDLPTGPDPGRHLGAPEDDPQAHFALPPAPAGKSGQLGPALHARVRPDVPPQRVACVAHLCRLPLNYICIIFLTYNTISTAKSCQGLTIEITLFIIILHF; encoded by the exons ATGCCGGTCTTCTACTCGCCTCTGTCAGAAAACCTCCGCGTCGGCCTGGCCCACGTGGGGAGTTCTGTCTGGACCAGCAACAGGACGGCGGAACACTTGGGCAAAGACCACGATGACCACTCTG GGGTCAACGAGCTGGTGTCTCACCTTCCTCTGCAGATGTTGCTCTACTTCAACATGTTCTACTTCCCCTGCTGGTGGTTCTCCTCCGTCTTCATGCTGCAGTTGAAG TACCAGTACCTCCCGGCGTACTACCAGGGTCTTCTCATCTCGGGCGTGGTCCTCCTGACGCTGGTGGAAGGGCTCAGACTCTACCTGGGTTACCTTGGCAACCTGCAAGAGAAG TGGCGTCCGTCCTCAGGTCCCGGAACTGTCGGCCTTTTGGCTGCTGACGTTCCTGTTCCAGCTGCCGGTGCTTCTCTTCTTCCTGACGGACGAGGAGATCCTCATCCTGCCTCTGGAGCGGGCCGTGCACGCCCTCTACCTGACCTTCCTACTGGCCCAGATCCTGGCCGCCACCTTGGCGCTCCGGAGGATGACCCGCAAGCTCACTTTGCTCTTCCACCTGCGCCAGCTGGGAAAAGTGGACAGCTTGGGCCAGCGCTCCACGCCCGTGTGCGGCCTGACGTACCGCCGCAGCGTGTTGCCTGTGTCGCCCACCTGTGCCGCTTACCCCTGAactatatttgtattatatttttaacgTACAACACAATTTCAACAGCAAAAAGCTGCCAAGGCCTTACTATTGAAATtactttgtttattattattctccatTTTTGA
- the LOC133631828 gene encoding transmembrane protein 17A-like isoform X2: MPVFYSPLSENLRVGLAHVGSSVWTSNRTAEHLGKDHDDHSGVNELVSHLPLQMLLYFNMFYFPCWWFSSVFMLQLKYQYLPAYYQGLLISGVVLLTLVEGLRLYLGYLGNLQEKVPELSAFWLLTFLFQLPVLLFFLTDEEILILPLERAVHALYLTFLLAQILAATLALRRMTRKLTLLFHLRQLGKVDSLGQRSTPVCGLTYRRSVLPVSPTCAAYP, translated from the exons ATGCCGGTCTTCTACTCGCCTCTGTCAGAAAACCTCCGCGTCGGCCTGGCCCACGTGGGGAGTTCTGTCTGGACCAGCAACAGGACGGCGGAACACTTGGGCAAAGACCACGATGACCACTCTG GGGTCAACGAGCTGGTGTCTCACCTTCCTCTGCAGATGTTGCTCTACTTCAACATGTTCTACTTCCCCTGCTGGTGGTTCTCCTCCGTCTTCATGCTGCAGTTGAAG TACCAGTACCTCCCGGCGTACTACCAGGGTCTTCTCATCTCGGGCGTGGTCCTCCTGACGCTGGTGGAAGGGCTCAGACTCTACCTGGGTTACCTTGGCAACCTGCAAGAGAAG GTCCCGGAACTGTCGGCCTTTTGGCTGCTGACGTTCCTGTTCCAGCTGCCGGTGCTTCTCTTCTTCCTGACGGACGAGGAGATCCTCATCCTGCCTCTGGAGCGGGCCGTGCACGCCCTCTACCTGACCTTCCTACTGGCCCAGATCCTGGCCGCCACCTTGGCGCTCCGGAGGATGACCCGCAAGCTCACTTTGCTCTTCCACCTGCGCCAGCTGGGAAAAGTGGACAGCTTGGGCCAGCGCTCCACGCCCGTGTGCGGCCTGACGTACCGCCGCAGCGTGTTGCCTGTGTCGCCCACCTGTGCCGCTTACCCCTGA